The proteins below are encoded in one region of Clostridium estertheticum:
- the glpK gene encoding glycerol kinase GlpK, translated as MAKYIMALDQGTTSSRCILFNEKGLIVTSAQKEFTQIFPKAAWVEHDPMEIWSSQISVATEAMAKVNASAADIAAIGITNQRETTVVWDKRTGVPVYNAIVWQCRRTAEYCDELTEKGFDKVVRAKTGLILDAYFSGTKIKWILDNVEGARAEAEAGNLLFGNIDTWLIWNLTGGKTYVTDYSNASRTMLFNIHELKWDDELLETLNIPKSMLPEVKPSSYIYGHTDSSLFGGEIPIAGAAGDQQAALFGQTCYNSGTAKNTYGTGCFMLMNTGNKAIESKQGLLTTIAWGIDGKVEYALEGSVFIAGAAIQWLRDELQMIDNASDCEEYATSVDDTNGVYVVPAFVGLGAPYWDPYARGTIVGLTRGSKKAHLIRATLEALAYQTHDVLKAMQQDSGIRLTELKVDGGACNNNFLMQFQSDILNVQVDRPEVTETTALGAAYLAGLAVGYWKSKEEVAKHWAISRSFKPSMTEEHRKELLHGWHIAVKRSGIRLE; from the coding sequence ATGGCTAAATATATAATGGCACTTGATCAAGGAACAACAAGTTCAAGATGTATTCTATTCAATGAAAAGGGGCTTATTGTAACATCGGCTCAAAAGGAATTTACTCAGATATTCCCAAAAGCAGCTTGGGTAGAACATGATCCAATGGAAATATGGTCAAGTCAAATTAGTGTTGCAACTGAGGCAATGGCTAAAGTTAATGCGAGTGCCGCAGACATTGCAGCGATAGGTATTACAAATCAAAGAGAAACTACTGTAGTTTGGGATAAGAGGACCGGAGTTCCAGTATATAATGCGATTGTATGGCAATGTAGAAGGACAGCTGAATATTGTGATGAATTAACGGAAAAAGGCTTTGATAAAGTAGTTAGAGCTAAAACTGGATTAATTTTGGATGCATATTTCTCTGGTACAAAAATTAAATGGATATTAGACAATGTGGAAGGCGCTAGAGCTGAAGCGGAAGCTGGTAATTTATTATTTGGTAACATAGATACGTGGTTAATTTGGAATTTGACTGGAGGAAAAACATACGTAACTGATTATTCTAATGCATCAAGAACAATGCTATTTAACATCCATGAATTAAAGTGGGATGACGAATTACTCGAAACATTAAACATACCAAAATCAATGCTTCCAGAAGTTAAACCATCAAGTTATATTTATGGACATACGGATAGTTCATTGTTTGGCGGGGAAATCCCTATAGCTGGAGCTGCTGGAGATCAACAAGCAGCACTGTTCGGGCAAACTTGTTATAATTCAGGAACAGCTAAAAATACATATGGTACTGGATGCTTTATGCTTATGAATACTGGAAATAAAGCAATTGAATCTAAACAGGGACTACTTACAACTATTGCTTGGGGAATAGATGGAAAAGTAGAGTATGCACTTGAAGGCAGTGTATTTATAGCAGGAGCAGCTATACAATGGTTAAGAGATGAACTTCAAATGATTGATAATGCTTCTGATTGCGAAGAATATGCAACTTCCGTAGATGATACAAATGGAGTATATGTAGTCCCAGCTTTTGTAGGCCTTGGTGCACCATACTGGGATCCTTATGCAAGAGGAACAATTGTAGGACTTACAAGAGGATCAAAAAAGGCACATTTAATAAGAGCAACTCTTGAAGCACTTGCATACCAAACACATGATGTTCTAAAAGCTATGCAACAAGATTCCGGGATTAGACTCACTGAACTTAAAGTTGATGGAGGAGCTTGCAATAACAATTTCTTGATGCAGTTTCAATCAGATATTTTAAATGTTCAAGTAGATAGACCAGAAGTTACTGAAACTACAGCACTTGGTGCAGCTTATCTTGCTGGCCTTGCAGTAGGGTATTGGAAAAGCAAGGAAGAAGTTGCAAAGCATTGGGCGATTTCAAGAAGTTTTAAACCTAGTATGACAGAGGAACATAGGAAAGAATTACTTCATGGATGGCATATAGCTGTTAAGAGATCAGGAATAAGACTTGAATAG